Proteins encoded in a region of the Perca fluviatilis chromosome 8, GENO_Pfluv_1.0, whole genome shotgun sequence genome:
- the kcnj11l gene encoding LOW QUALITY PROTEIN: potassium inwardly rectifying channel subfamily J member 11, like (The sequence of the model RefSeq protein was modified relative to this genomic sequence to represent the inferred CDS: inserted 2 bases in 1 codon): MLARKGLLPDGFLLTRLAEDQNQPNRSRSRAHRARFITKSGSCNVAHRNIREQGRFLLDVFTTMVDLKWQHSFLIFTSAFLCSWMLFAMIWWLLAFAHGDLEPRGAEAQPGPVPCVTAINSFTSAFLFSIEVQVTIGFGGRMVTEECVLAIVVLIIQNILGLIINAVMLGCVFMKTAQANRRAETLIFSRNAVIAPRNGRPTFMFRVGDLRKSMIISATVQLQVIRRTVTAEGEVIPVCQLDIQVENPLRSNGIFLVSPLIISHTMERGSPLYELSAQSLATDDLEIIVILEGVVETTGITMQARTSYTPEEILWGRRFVSIMTEEDGRYCVDYSKFGNTLPVKMSSLSAKELDQIRARAPGAXDATPQGWGLVRAGRGGFRRGGGRACDGGSAPQPWYAQSEPAPLAQREGEHRGREKKVQLEVIGRQTEEEALRDASD; this comes from the exons aTGTTGGCTAGGAAGGGTCTCCTGCCGGACGGTTTCCTGCTGACCCGTCTGgcggaggaccagaaccagccgaACCGGAGCCGGTCCAGAGCTCACAGAGCCCGCTTCATCACCAAGTCTGGATCCTGCAACGTGGCTCACAGGAACATCCGGGAGCAG GGCCGCTTCCTGCTGGATGTCTTCACCACCATGGTGGACCTGAAGTGGCAGCACTCCTTCCTGATCTTCACCTCGGCCTTCCTCTGCTCCTGGATGCTGTTCGCTATGATCTGGTGGCTGCTGGCGTTCGCCCACGGTGACCTGGAGCCGCGCGGCGCCGAGGCCCAGCCGGGCCCGGTGCCCTGCGTCACCGCCATCAACTCCTTCACCTCGGCCTTCCTCTTCTCCATCGAGGTCCAG GTGACCATCGGCTTCGGCGGGCGCATGGTGACGGAGGAGTGCGTGCTGGCCATCGTGGTGCTGATCATCCAGAACATCCTGGGCCTGATCATCAACGCCGTGATGCTGGGCTGCGTGTTCATGAAGACGGCGCAGGCCAACCGGCGCGCCGAGACGCTCATCTTCTCCCGCAACGCCGTCATCGCGCCGCGCAACGGCCGGCCCACCTTCATGTTCAGGGTGGGAGACCTGAGGAAGAGCATGATCATCTCGGCCACCGTGCAGCTGCAG GTGATCCGGCGCACGGTGACGGCGGAGGGCGAGGTGATCCCCGTGTGCCAGCTGGACATCCAGGTGGAGAACCCTCTGAGGAGTAACGGCATCTTCCTGGTTTCCCCGCTGATCATCAGCCACACCATGGAGCGGGGCAGCCCGCTGTACGAGCTGTCGGCCCAGTCGCTGGCCACCGACGACCTGGAGATCATCGTCATCCTGGAAG gCGTGGTGGAGACGACGGGGATCACCATGCAGGCGCGGACCTCCTACACCCCCGAGGAGATCCTGTGGGGGCGCCGCTTCGTCTCCATCATGACGGAGGAGGACGGACGCTACTGCGTCGACTACTCCAAGTTCGGCAACACGCTTCCCGTCAAGATGTCGTCGCTCAGCGCCAAGGAGCTGGACCAGATCAGGGCGCGGGCACCGGGCGC CGACGCGACCCCCCAGGGCTGGGGGCTGGTCCGCGCCGGCCGGGGGGGCTTCCGCAGGGGGGGGGGCCGCGCCTGCGACGGAGGCTCCGCCCCCCAGCCGTGGTACGCCCAATCAGAGCCGGCGCCACTGgcgcagagagagggggagcacAGAGGGCGGGAGAAGAAGGTGCAGCTCGAGGTGATTGGACGACAGACGGAAGAGGAAGCACTCAGGGACGCCAGCGACTGA